One Leptolyngbya sp. SIO1E4 genomic window, TCCAACGCCCCCCTCTGCCAGGCTGCCCACATCACCCTCGTGGGAGATGCTCAGGTGCTGGATCGGCTGCTGACCCAGCTGAATTCTGCCGGACATGCTTTACCCACCCTGAACCAGATTCCGCTGTTGGCACCGCGGATACCCCTAACCGGATTACAAGACGTGACGCCAGGGCAGCCCAGTTCCCAAACCGGGCAAGCCAGCTTTACCTGGTTAGAAACTGCGATCGCAGGGGCATTAGCGGGGGACTTTGATGCCGTCGTCACTGCGCCCATTGCGAAATCGGTTTGGCACGCTGCCGGACATCATTACCCAGGGCAAACCGAAGTGCTGGCAGAGCGGGCAGGGGTAGATCGATTTGGCATGTTGTTTGCGGCGCGATCGCCCCACACCGGCTGGTTAATGCGGACGTTATTAGCGACCACCCACATTCCCTTACATCAGGTTCCTGCCACGCTATGCCCAGAACTTATGACGCGTAAATTGTCTCTCTTGGTGGACTGTTTAGAACAAGACTTTGGGGTGCAGAGCCCCCACATTGCTATTGCGGGCCTCAACCCCCACAGTGGTGAGGCAGGCCAGCTCGGTAGCGAAGAGCAAGACTGGCTCATTGCCTGGATGGAGTCGGCCAGAGCCCACTATCCCCAGGTCAAACTCACGGGGCCAGTGCCACCCGATACCCTCTGGGTCAGCGCCGGGCCAGCCTGGTATCAGAACGCTGCTGCTAGCCCCTATGACGCTTACCTGGCCCTCTATCACGATCAGGGGCTCATTCCAGTCAAGCTGCTGGCGTTTGACCGGGCCGTGAACACCACCATTGGGCTCC contains:
- the pdxA gene encoding 4-hydroxythreonine-4-phosphate dehydrogenase PdxA, producing MERTHSFAASQLQLPNCMPRLAIPLGDPAGIGPEVVLKALSNAPLCQAAHITLVGDAQVLDRLLTQLNSAGHALPTLNQIPLLAPRIPLTGLQDVTPGQPSSQTGQASFTWLETAIAGALAGDFDAVVTAPIAKSVWHAAGHHYPGQTEVLAERAGVDRFGMLFAARSPHTGWLMRTLLATTHIPLHQVPATLCPELMTRKLSLLVDCLEQDFGVQSPHIAIAGLNPHSGEAGQLGSEEQDWLIAWMESARAHYPQVKLTGPVPPDTLWVSAGPAWYQNAAASPYDAYLALYHDQGLIPVKLLAFDRAVNTTIGLPFVRTSPDHGTAFDIAGQGIARPDSMEAAIELAIALVTQRQHTKNSAL